In Clostridium swellfunianum, a genomic segment contains:
- a CDS encoding nucleoside recognition domain-containing protein has protein sequence MLNVIWLGLIVIGVVTAIFTGNVQAVSDAAFNFANTAVEICIGLIGTMTLWLGIMAIAEKSGLVKLVGKAVSPLMKKLFKGVPAEHPAMGAMIMNISANILGLGNAATPLGLKAMKELDSLNKHKGVATDDMVMFLAINDACVALIPATIIGLRVAAGSKNPTEVIGPILLSTSVCFICAIFLTKLFAKRKKYRIENFIDENETVSIENADN, from the coding sequence ATGTTAAATGTAATTTGGTTAGGATTAATTGTTATTGGAGTAGTTACTGCAATTTTTACTGGAAATGTACAAGCTGTTAGTGATGCAGCCTTCAATTTTGCGAACACAGCAGTGGAAATATGTATAGGTCTTATAGGAACCATGACCTTATGGTTAGGTATTATGGCTATTGCTGAAAAATCAGGACTTGTAAAGCTTGTAGGAAAAGCTGTGAGCCCTCTGATGAAAAAGTTGTTTAAAGGTGTACCTGCGGAGCACCCTGCTATGGGCGCAATGATTATGAACATTTCTGCTAATATTTTAGGGCTTGGAAATGCTGCCACACCTCTTGGATTAAAAGCTATGAAGGAACTGGATTCTCTTAATAAACATAAGGGAGTAGCAACTGACGATATGGTAATGTTTTTGGCTATAAATGATGCTTGTGTTGCGCTAATACCAGCAACAATTATAGGCTTAAGAGTTGCAGCAGGTTCTAAAAATCCAACTGAGGTTATAGGGCCAATACTTCTTTCAACCTCAGTATGCTTCATATGTGCTATTTTTCTTACAAAGCTTTTTGCTAAAAGAAAAAAGTATAGAATTGAGAATTTCATAGACGAAAATGAAACAGTTAGCATTGAAAATGCTGATAATTAG